A window of Oncorhynchus tshawytscha isolate Ot180627B linkage group LG10, Otsh_v2.0, whole genome shotgun sequence contains these coding sequences:
- the LOC112233964 gene encoding butyrophilin subfamily 1 member A1-like isoform X2 codes for MGPLIQHICLVTFLIFFACSSAQDGTETERQSTCKSTSTLYGLNCTVWFAGCVTFGIIIILGVVFLVWYKCCRDRNMKLDLPHNEARSHEVDVVLDGKTAHSQLKISRNGKVVEWVTQKGGPQTEIDKNDIDKHFDEDPYVLGSMVRAMRAYWEVCVKENKDWVLGVTSATANRKGQLVLSPDKGFWVVRISNGENLKTFMGDDVLNERIPHRVGIYVDYQERKVTFYNAEDNSLIYSFTNGPSYEDDVRPLFSPWKYEKQPITILSISTKNWK; via the exons ATGGGACCTTTGATCCAGCATATCTGTTTGGTAACATTCCTTATCTTTTTTGCCTGTTCATCTGCTCAAG ATGGAACAGAGACTGAGAGGCAATCAACTTGCAAGTCAACCAGTACACTGTATGGTTTGAATTGCACTGTGTGGTTTGCTGGATGTGTTACATTTGGGATCATTATTATCCTGGGAGTGGTTTTCTTGGTATGGTATAAGTGCTGTAGAG ATAGGAATATGAAATTGGACCTCCCACATAATG AGGCGCGCTCACATGAAG TGGATGTTGTTCTAGATGGAAAAACAGCTCACTCTCAGCTGAAGATATCACGCAATGGGAAAGTTGTGGAGTGGGTGACACAAAAAGGAGGACCACAGACAGAGATTGACAAGAATGACATTGACAAGCATTTTGATGAAGACCCCTATGTGTTGGGCAGTATGGTCCGTGCTATGAGGGCCTACTGGGAGGTGTGTGTAAAGGAGAACAAGGACTGGGTACTTGGTGTTACTAGCGCAACAGCTAACAGGAAAGGACAGTTGGTTCTCAGCCCTGACAAAGGCTTCTGGGTAGTCAGGATCTCCAATGGCGAAAACCTTAAAACATTCATGGGTGATGATGTCCTTAATGAAAGAATTCCACACCGAGTGGGTATCTATGTGGATTATCAGGAAAGGAAGGTGACTTTCTACAATGCAGAAGATAATTCACTCATCTATTCATTTACCAATGGACCAAGTTATGAGGATGATGTCCGCCCACTTTTCTCACCCTGGAAGTATGAAAAACAGCCCATCACAATTTTGTCAATTTCAACTAAAAACTGGAAATAA
- the LOC112233964 gene encoding butyrophilin subfamily 1 member A1-like isoform X3, with protein MKLDLPHNDRNMKLDLPHNEARSHEVDVVLDGKTAHSQLKISRNGKVVEWVTQKGGPQTEIDKNDIDKHFDEDPYVLGSMVRAMRAYWEVCVKENKDWVLGVTSATANRKGQLVLSPDKGFWVVRISNGENLKTFMGDDVLNERIPHRVGIYVDYQERKVTFYNAEDNSLIYSFTNGPSYEDDVRPLFSPWKYEKQPITILSISTKNWK; from the exons ATGAAATTGGACCTCCCACATAATG ATAGGAATATGAAATTGGACCTCCCACATAATG AGGCGCGCTCACATGAAG TGGATGTTGTTCTAGATGGAAAAACAGCTCACTCTCAGCTGAAGATATCACGCAATGGGAAAGTTGTGGAGTGGGTGACACAAAAAGGAGGACCACAGACAGAGATTGACAAGAATGACATTGACAAGCATTTTGATGAAGACCCCTATGTGTTGGGCAGTATGGTCCGTGCTATGAGGGCCTACTGGGAGGTGTGTGTAAAGGAGAACAAGGACTGGGTACTTGGTGTTACTAGCGCAACAGCTAACAGGAAAGGACAGTTGGTTCTCAGCCCTGACAAAGGCTTCTGGGTAGTCAGGATCTCCAATGGCGAAAACCTTAAAACATTCATGGGTGATGATGTCCTTAATGAAAGAATTCCACACCGAGTGGGTATCTATGTGGATTATCAGGAAAGGAAGGTGACTTTCTACAATGCAGAAGATAATTCACTCATCTATTCATTTACCAATGGACCAAGTTATGAGGATGATGTCCGCCCACTTTTCTCACCCTGGAAGTATGAAAAACAGCCCATCACAATTTTGTCAATTTCAACTAAAAACTGGAAATAA
- the LOC112233964 gene encoding butyrophilin subfamily 1 member A1-like isoform X1, with protein MGPLIQHICLVTFLIFFACSSAQDGTETERQSTCKSTSTLYGLNCTVWFAGCVTFGIIIILGVVFLVWYKCCRDRNMKLDLPHNDRNMKLDLPHNEARSHEVDVVLDGKTAHSQLKISRNGKVVEWVTQKGGPQTEIDKNDIDKHFDEDPYVLGSMVRAMRAYWEVCVKENKDWVLGVTSATANRKGQLVLSPDKGFWVVRISNGENLKTFMGDDVLNERIPHRVGIYVDYQERKVTFYNAEDNSLIYSFTNGPSYEDDVRPLFSPWKYEKQPITILSISTKNWK; from the exons ATGGGACCTTTGATCCAGCATATCTGTTTGGTAACATTCCTTATCTTTTTTGCCTGTTCATCTGCTCAAG ATGGAACAGAGACTGAGAGGCAATCAACTTGCAAGTCAACCAGTACACTGTATGGTTTGAATTGCACTGTGTGGTTTGCTGGATGTGTTACATTTGGGATCATTATTATCCTGGGAGTGGTTTTCTTGGTATGGTATAAGTGCTGTAGAG ATAGGAATATGAAATTGGACCTCCCACATAATG ATAGGAATATGAAATTGGACCTCCCACATAATG AGGCGCGCTCACATGAAG TGGATGTTGTTCTAGATGGAAAAACAGCTCACTCTCAGCTGAAGATATCACGCAATGGGAAAGTTGTGGAGTGGGTGACACAAAAAGGAGGACCACAGACAGAGATTGACAAGAATGACATTGACAAGCATTTTGATGAAGACCCCTATGTGTTGGGCAGTATGGTCCGTGCTATGAGGGCCTACTGGGAGGTGTGTGTAAAGGAGAACAAGGACTGGGTACTTGGTGTTACTAGCGCAACAGCTAACAGGAAAGGACAGTTGGTTCTCAGCCCTGACAAAGGCTTCTGGGTAGTCAGGATCTCCAATGGCGAAAACCTTAAAACATTCATGGGTGATGATGTCCTTAATGAAAGAATTCCACACCGAGTGGGTATCTATGTGGATTATCAGGAAAGGAAGGTGACTTTCTACAATGCAGAAGATAATTCACTCATCTATTCATTTACCAATGGACCAAGTTATGAGGATGATGTCCGCCCACTTTTCTCACCCTGGAAGTATGAAAAACAGCCCATCACAATTTTGTCAATTTCAACTAAAAACTGGAAATAA